The following are encoded in a window of Schistocerca gregaria isolate iqSchGreg1 unplaced genomic scaffold, iqSchGreg1.2 ptg000720l, whole genome shotgun sequence genomic DNA:
- the LOC126320481 gene encoding hornerin-like gives MKSSLGLVANGLRTCIYQLPGWVNVGVLRESFDYPLYRYDRSSVFPCGFPCSHMHMDGRNVVLHDMGSDQRVCLILTSVQRVSLDLAVVQKEKSVADEFGEPVELRSRCSDGAIGPHNEKSEWLESEASERRISSRVAKRYDEASIKECSSDPSESVYEPRCSSFVEDCAWDDSCGLDSNRLTNRPDTNALPVNRSVSDRPGGWSGDRAGGGSNKDVPSEGPSGGGDGSDDGSGPSGSDDGGSDDGGSDDGGSNDGRSNDGGSDGSDRSDRSDSNGSNAPPDAGADRGESGGSGSGPSKDGGAGKPNNDPNRDESGKHNGNPGKRESDKRNGDPNGDESATSDKDQDGDGSNRSDNSSEGGPDNDKSEVGDRFDGGLGDKRGSALGGAGSENGGCGSETRDGEFDNGRRGEGGEGFGGRSKEVKEPRPAPIEQRTDGLSQDFRRNSRIASGRRNNRASVRSFADGRGFGYAAPHSALETRIDVRSIGNRQVKMIAYGSERTPLCLVNAHHNSHVRGSYRLDLQNKAPVQSEKLAKLQAVFLKPPDAGRNEPVNAARRSQAVVVHGRKSRLYRGASGNEEGSGSDAARHRYTTHFPDTGKTPGAGVPRGARGMQDGGKWGRSRNFGYSLVGPCAKGASRDLPGENDVRPVVGLSGAADARRLGGSGAASGAESCGFEQGPTGLDEVRLERELRDVEAGRLALAVEPSSTGSGAETDASVPVVSSEGGDGAGEREVGAASGGAFELVGAEGEGAAGVLGEGERYGEEDADAELGGGVERQESGADVEERSLFASVVEGEVAEMIRGLASGAGPEVKKEVESVLEDSGATGGGECRGERSRRERAAGRGAGWS, from the coding sequence ACTATCCTTTATATAGATATGACCGTAGCTCAGTGTTTCCTTGCGGTTTTCCTTGTTCACACATGCATATGGATGGCCGGAATGTCGTCTTGCACGATATGGGTTCTGATCAGCGGGTTTGCTTGATTCTAACTTCGGTTCAGCGCGTGTCTTTGGATTTGGCCGTCGTTCAAAAGGAGAAGAGTGTAGCGGACGAATTTGGCGAGCCCGTTGAGTTGAGGAGTCGGTGCAGTGATGGGGCAATTGGTCCGCACAATGAAAAGTCTGAGTGGCTGGAGTCAGAAGCCAGTGAGCGGCGcattagcagcagagttgcaaaGAGATACGATGAAGCCAGCATCAAAGAGTGTAGCAGCGATCCTAGTGAGTCTGTGTATGAGCCTAGGTGTAGTTCGTTCGTCGAAGATTGCGCGTGGGATGATAGTTGTGGGCTAGACAGCAACAGACTCACGAATAGGCCTGATACCAATGCGCTGCCTGTTAACAGGTCTGTCAGCGATAGGCCTGGCGGGTGGTCTGGCGACAGAGCAGGTGGCGGGTCGAACAAGGACGTGCCTAGCGAAGGGCCGAGCGGTGGTGGCGATGGGTCTGATGATGGCAGTGGTCCCAGTGGGTCTGACGACGGTGGGTCTGACGACGGTGGGTCTGACGACGGTGGGTCTAACGACGGTAGGTCTAACGACGGTGGGTCTGATGGGTCTGACAGGTCTGACAGGTCTGACAGCAATGGTTCTAATGCACCTCCTGATGCCGGCGCCGACAGAGGCGAATCTGGTGGATCTGGCAGCGGCCCTAGCAAAGACGGCGGAGCTGGTAAACCCAACAACGATCCTAACAGAGACGAATCTGGTAAGCACAATGGCAACCCTGGCAAAAGAGAGTCTGACAAACGCAACGGCGACCCTAACGGCGACGAGTCAGCGACGTCCGACAAGGACCAGGACGGCGACGGTTCCAATAGATCCGATAATAGTTCTGAGGGCGGGCCCGATAATGACAAATCTGAGGTCGGCGACAGATTTGATGGAGGGCTTGGTGATAAACGCGGTTCGGCGCTAGGGGGTGCTGGTTCCGAGAATGGCGGGTGCGGTAGTGAAACGCGTGATGGTGAGTTCGACAATGGGCGACGCGGCGAGGGGGGAGAGGGCTTTGGAGGGCGGTCGAAGGAGGTCAAGGAACCAAGGCCCGCGCCAATCGAACAGCGGACGGACGGTTTATCGCAAGATTTTCGCAGAAACAGCAGGATAGCGTCTGGGAGGAGGAACAATAGAGCATCTGTTCGGTCTTTTGCCGATGGCCGGGGTTTTGGTTATGCCGCGCCACACTCGGCATTGGAGACCAGAATCGATGTCAGGAGCATTGGCAATAGGCAGGTGAAGATGATAGCTTACGGAAGTGAAAGGACGCCTCTGTGTCTGGTGAATGCGCACCACAACAGCCATGTGCGTGGGTCATATAGACTGGACTTGCAGAATAAGGCGCCGGTGCAGTCGGAGAAGTTAGCCAAGTTACAGGCTGTGTTTTTGAAGCCTCCAGACGCGGGTCGCAACGAGCCGGTGAATGCGGCCCGAAGGAGTCAAGCAGTTGTGGTTCATGGCCGTAAAAGTAGGCTCTACAGAGGTGCCTCGGGTAATGAGGAGGGGAGTGGTTCAGACGCGGCCAGACATAGATATACGACTCATTTTCCCGATACTGGGAAGACGCCGGGCGCTGGAGTACCGAGGGGGGCAAGAGGCATGCAAGATGGCGGGAAGTGGGGCCGATCCAGAAATTTTGGCTACAGCCTCGTCGGACCGTGTGCGAAGGGCGCCTCGCGTGATTTACCTGGCGAGAACGACGTTCGTCCTGTTGTTGGGTTGTCGGGTGCTGCGGATGCCCGTCGGCTAGGCGGGTCTGGCGCGGCGAGCGGTGCCGAGAGTTGCGGTTTCGAACAGGGTCCGACTGGTTTGGACGAAGTGCGTTTAGAGAGGGAGTTGAGAGACGTTGAGGCGGGCCGTTTGGCATTAGCCGTCGAGCCGTCGTCGACTGGTTCCGGGGCTGAGACGGATGCGAGCGTTCCGGTCGTTTCGAGCGAGGGAGGCGATGGTGCTGGAGAGCGGGAGGTCGGCGCGGCGAGTGGGGGGGCGTTTGAGTTGGTGGGTGCTGAGGGAGAGGGCGCCGCTGGCGTGTTGGGAGAAGGCGAACGCTATGGAGAGGAGGACGCGGATGCTGAGTTGGGAGGTGGCGTGGAGCGTCAAGAGAGTGGCGCAGATGTGGAGGAGCGTAGTTTGTTTGCGTCGGTGGTAGAGGGCGAGGTGGCAGAAATGATACGCGGCTTGGCGAGTGGCGCGGGTCCTGAGGTGAAGAAGGAGGTTGAGTCGGTTTTGGAGGACAGCGGGGCgacgggggggggggagtgtcgtgGTGAGCGATCGAGGCGAGAGAGAGCAGCTGGACGCGGCGCTGGGTGGAGTTGA